The following coding sequences are from one Salvia hispanica cultivar TCC Black 2014 chromosome 3, UniMelb_Shisp_WGS_1.0, whole genome shotgun sequence window:
- the LOC125210427 gene encoding GDSL esterase/lipase LIP-4-like: protein MLAASQCSKRKPVIFNFGDSNSDTGGLSAAVGHDFGYPDGRAFFHRPIGRLCDGRLIIDFLCENVKSKYLSPCLESLEADFWNGANFAIGGAATLPKHVPFSLNIQIHQFTRFRNHTLILRRHSKARVAEDGFKNALYMIDIGQNDLTAAFNNFPYDQVLQKIPSFISEIKEAMLAIYRLGGKNLWVHNTGPLGCLPEKLGSLKPNASQVDQHGCIASMNEASKAFNSQLRHLCQQLRDHMKNVTIVYVDVYSIKYNLIANSSTYGITNPLMACCGHGGVPYNFDPKKKCRDAGFDLCEEGAGPYVSWDGVHYTEAANTIVASAILSTKYSTPNLPFNFFCNN from the exons ATGCTGGCTGCTTCACAGTGCAGTAAGCGGAAACCAGTGATATTCAACTTCGGCGATTCGAATTCAGACACCGGCGGCCTTTCTGCGGCCGTGGGACACGATTTCGGATATCCCGACGGCCGCGCCTTCTTTCATCGCCCCATCGGTCGCCTGTGTGACGGCCGCCTCATCATTGACTTCCTTT GTGAAAATGTGAAATCAAAATACCTGAGTCCTTGTCTGGAATCATTGGAGGCAGATTTCTGGAACGGAGCAAATTTCGCGATTGGCGGCGCAGCCACTCTCCCTAAGCACGTTCCATTCAGTTTGAAcattcaaattcatcaattcaCACGTTTCCGAAATCACACTCTCATTCTCCGCCGCCATTCCAAAGCACGTGTAGCTGAAGATGGATTCAAAAACGCCCTCTACATGATCGACATAGGCCAGAATGATCTCACGGCTGCATTCAACAACTTTCCGTACGACCAAGTTCTCCAAAAGATCCCTTCATTCATCTCAGAGATTAAGGAGGCTATGTTG GCCATATACAGACTCGGTGGGAAGAATTTGTGGGTGCACAACACCGGGCCGCTAGGCTGCCTGCCTGAAAAACTCGGATCACTTAAACCAAACGCCTCCCAAGTAGACCAACACGGTTGCATCGCCTCCATGAACGAAGCTTCCAAAGCGTTCAACTCCCAATTGCGCCATCTTTGCCAACAACTGCGCGATCATATGAAAAACGTGACTATTGTCTACGTGGATGTCTACTCTATCAAGTACAATCTCATTGCAAACTCATCTACTTACG GTATAACGAATCCATTGATGGCATGTTGTGGACATGGTGGAGTGCCTTACAACTTCGATCCAAAGAAAAAGTGTCGGGATGCAGGGTTCGACCTATGTGAGGAAGGTGCGGGGCCGTACGTGAGTTGGGATGGAGTGCATTACACAGAGGCTGCTAATACTATTGTTGCCTCTGCAATCTTGTCCACTAAATATTCCACTCCAAACCTTCCATTTAACTTCTTCTGCAATAACTAA
- the LOC125214908 gene encoding autophagy-related protein 8i, which translates to MGKMQSFKEQFSFDERAEESQDIIAKYPDRVPVVAERYSKSDLPEMEKRKFLVPRDMSVGQFIHILGARLRLDPGKALFVFVKDTLPQTTSLIESLYNSSKDDDGFLYMCYSSEKTFGSTHTVMRNEFSLS; encoded by the exons ATGGGCAAGATGCAGTCTTTCAAGGAACAGTTTTCTTTCG ACGAAAGGGCTGAAGAATCACAGGATATCATCGCCAAATATCCCGATCGAGTTCCT GTTGTTGCAGAAAGATATTCTAAGTCTGACCTTCCTGAAATGGAGAAGAGGAA ATTCCTGGTACCTCGTGACATGTCAGTCGGCCAATTTATCCACATTTTGGGTGCAAGGCTCCGCCTGGATCCCGGGAAAGCTCTCTTTGTATTTGTGAAGGATACATTACCACAAACAA CAAGCTTGATCGAGTCCTTGTACAATTCATCCAAGGACGACGACGGGTTCCTTTACATGTGCTACAGCAGCGAGAAAACATTTGGCAGCACTCATACTGTTATGCGGAATGAGTTTTCTCTTAGCTAA
- the LOC125214760 gene encoding uncharacterized protein LOC125214760 codes for MGATEPTQCQLRRGQYLGEISALCFLHLPANLSSLPLLLAGTGSQILVYDLSIGAPLKSFQVFEGIRVHGISLENLHKQLAASAVSFRVCVYGERRVKIFTLRVEPGGKEEPVLHLELNLIHSLPKFRHWIMDVSFLKDVATASEDPRYLAIGCSDNYVYFWDISRYNMYSEVKCAERCLLYSMKMFGDDIDSLRIASGTIFNEVVVWKVICQNGAKQPGSHEEDHLQLNGDEGFSYPGPNYKDALISRLVGHEGSIFRIAWFSNGTKLVSVSDDRSARIWEVQAEKGISCNAAQEQVNQIEGPVLFGHNARIWDCCIFESLIITAGEDCTCRVWDHHGRELKEIKEHIGRGVWRCLYDPGSSLLVTAGFDSAIKLHQLCISNEGIEKTVASEDFSDRKEAFALSIPKSSSYGGFMDSKSEYVRCLNFSREDSLYVATNNGYLYHVNLCNTEAAKWTELARISEEAPIICMDLLSKCSDTPDKCEDWIAVGDGKGGMTIARVVGTGWKVEVEFTFTWLAEEERHLLGTYWCKLPEARFIFTADPGGRLKLWKLCHNSHSASLIDKGSYDVCLIAEYASCFGKRIMCLDASFDEELIVCGDIRGNLILFSSPRILLSSNSATTEVKGSPVNYFKGAHGVSSVNSVSISRLSSDEVDIRSTGADGCVCHFQYERDLQSMEFIGMKQVKELGAVRSVFTTDSCDDSVVSEYAVGFASDNFIIWNLTSGTKVQQITCGGWRRPHSYYLGHLPEMMNCFAFVKDDVIYIHRYWVPENNRKIYPQNLHLQFHGREIHSLCFIHEQSLYSQDENRGLAAKSSWLATGCEDGTVRLTRYELGTENWSSSQHLGEHVGGSAVRSICAVSKMHVFMPGPSNIRDVVYRQNGIVNGRDPFILISVGAKRVVTAWKQTVTTIKNRVDALSSEMNKNNENNSSDSSAATMSSLSFQWLSTDMPLRHNSNMKRQDSNNVSETPEDGIVTASNAIPCESVSPECRNTEPNLYPVDNFDNDWRYLDVTAFIVKEAGSRFSVCFVIVACSDATVTLRALVLPFRLWFDVAFLAPLSSPVLSLRHVVTPRLLSKENSQIGSFYMAITGSTDGSIAIWDLTESVENFMRQIAGLQMENCLDFQKRPRTGRGSQGGRWWRSIDTKKPKKRPVNCKLREKGSNLSVSARRTESSKEKDDHLHETSETSMFKQSDDHVPLKVDDQSSLVSERKTDTLSPQISVVEAMQVFDNIHQSGVNCLFVSEIKNQRLNDSLSTFYIVSGGDDQAINCLRCDFELDPMMKSQNTNTNTNIHFNSKPVATNNCNQHFRIQNHQMQVTYLDKSISAHSSAVKGVWTDGSWVFSVGLDQRVRCWNLSHDKLTECAHLIINVPEPESLDVKICGRNHYQIAVAGRGMQMIEFRPTN; via the exons ATGGGGGCAACAGAGCCTACCCAATGCCAGCTCCGCCGCGGGCAGTATCTCGGAGAAATATCAGCACTCTGTTTCCTCCATCTTCCCGCCAATCTATCCTCTCTACCTCTCCTTCTGGCTG GGACCGGCTCTCAGATTCTGGTCTACGATTTGTCGATTGGAGCGCCGCTGAAGTCGTTTCAAGTCTTTGAAGGGATTCGTGTTCATGGGATCTCTTTGGAGAATTTGCACAAACAGTTGGCGGCTTCTGCTGTTTCTTTCCGTGTTTGTGTTTATGGGGAGAGGAGAGTTAAGATTTTCACCCTGCGGGTTGAACCGGGCGGCAAGGAGGAGCCAGTTCTGCATTTGGAGCTGAATCTCATCCACTCGCTGCCTAAATTTAGGCATTGGATCATGGACGTTTCCTTCTTGAAG GATGTTGCAACTGCGAGTGAGGATCCCCGTTACCTTGCCATCGGATGCAGTGACAATTATGTGTACTTCTGGGATATCTCAAGATATAATATGTATTCTGAAGTTAAATGTGCCG AGAGGTGTCTGTTGTACTCAATGAAGATGTTTGGGGATGATATTGACTCTCTTCGTATTGCTTCTGGTACTATCTTCAATGAG GTAGTTGTTTGGAAAGTCATTTGTCAGAATGGTGCCAAACAACCTGGAAGTCATGAGGAAGACCATTTGCAGCTGAACGGTGACGAGGGCTTCTCCTATCCTGGCCCCAACTATAAAGATGCTCTTATAAGTAGGCTTGTAGGGCATGAAGGTTCAATTTTTCGTATTGCGTGGTTCTCTAATGGGACTAAACTTGTTTCTGTTTCTGATGACCGCAG TGCTCGTATTTGGGAGGTTCAGGCAGAGAAAGGAATTTCATGCAATGCTGCTCAGGAACAGGTCAATCAAATTGAGGGCCCTGTTCTATTTGGGCATAATGCAAGAATTTGGGACTGCTGTATATTTGAATCT TTAATCATCACTGCTGGTGAGGACTGTACATGCCGTGTTTGGGACCATCATGGCAGAGAACTCAAGGAAATCAAGGAGCATAT TGGGAGGGGAGTATGGCGATGTTTATATGATCCCGGCTCTTCACTTCTAGTTACTGCTGGTTTTGATTCAGCAATAAAGCTTCACCAGCTTTGTATTTCTAATGAAGGAATAGAGAAAACAGTTGCATCAGAGGATTTCAGTGATAGAAAGGAAGCTTTTGCTCTTTCTATACCAAAATCATCATCATATGGTGGGTTCATGGACAG CAAAAGTGAGTATGTCCGCTGTTTAAACTTTTCGCGTGAAGATTCACTTTATGTGGCTACCAACAATGGTTATCTGTACCATGTTAATTTATGCAATACTGAAGCTGCCAAGTGGACTGAACTTGCTCGTATCAGTGAGGAAGCACCGATCATCTGTATGGACTTATTATCAAAATGTTCTGACACCCCAGACAAATGTGAAGATTGGATTGCTGTCGGGGACGGGAAAGGCGGAATGACAATTGCTCGTGTAGTTGGAACTGGTTGGAAAGTAGAAGTTGAATTTACTTTTACTTGGCTAGCTGAAGAAGAGAGACATCTCTTAGGAACTTATTGGTGCAAGTTGCCAGAAGCTAG GTTCATTTTCACTGCTGATCCCGGTGGTAGACTGAAGCTATGGAAGCTATGCCACAATTCACACTCTGCTTCTCTTATTGATAAAGGAAGTTATGATGTGTGCTTAATTGCAGAGTATGCTTCATGCTTTGGGAAGAGAATAATGTGTCTGGATGCTTCATTTGATGAAGAG TTGATAGTATGTGGTGACATTCGTGGTAATCTGATACTGTTTTCTTCACCAAGAATCCTACTCAGCAGTAATTCTGCTACCACAGAAGTCAAAGGATCACCTGTGAATTATTTCAAAGGTGCTCATGGAGTGTCAAGCGTTAACAGTGTTTCTATTTCTAGACTGTCGTCTGATGAAGTCGATATACGCTCG ACGGGAGCAGATGGATGTGTATGCCATTTTCAGTATGAAAGGGATCTGCAAAGCATGGAATTCATAGGGATGAAGCAAGTCAAAGAATTAGGCGCAGTCCGATCTGTCTTCACCACAGACAGTTGTGATGACTCTGTTGTTTCCGAATATGCTGTTGGCTTTGCAtcagataatttcataatatgGAATTTGACTTCAGGAACAAAG GTCCAACAAATTACTTGTGGTGGTTGGCGGCGTCCGCACTCGTATTATCTTGGCCACTTGCCTGAGATGATGAACTGCTTTGCTTTTGTTAAG GATGATGTCATATATATTCATAGATACTGGGTGCCtgaaaataatagaaaaatatacccTCAGAATCTTCATTTGCAATTTCATGGGAGGGAGATTCATTCCTTGTGCTTTATCCATGAACAATCATTGTACAGTCAAGATGAAAACCGTGGATTGGCTGCCAAATCTAGTTGGTTAGCTACCGGTTGTGAAGATGGAACAGTGCGATTGACTag GTATGAGTTAGGCACGGAGAATTGGTCGTCCTCCCAACATCTCGGGGAACATGTTGGTGGATCTGCTGTACGTTCAATATGTGCTGTGTCAAAGATGCATGTATTCATGCCTGGTCCCTCTAATATCCGTGATGTAGTTTACAGACAAAATGGGATTGTAAATGGTAGAGATCCTTTTATATTAATCTCTGTTGGTGCAAAACGGGTTGTCACTGCTTGGAAACAAACAGTGACAACAATCAAAAACAGGGTGGATGCTTTGAGCAGTGAGATGAACAAGAACAATGAAAATAACTCCTCCGATTCATCGGCAGCAACCATGTCTTCATTGTCTTTCCAGTGGCTCTCAACGGATATGCCATTGAGACACAACAGTAACATGAAAAGACAAGACAGCAACAATGTTTCTGAAACACCCGAAGATGGTATAGTTACAGCCTCGAATGCTATTCCTTGTGAATCAGTTTCTCCAGAATGCAGGAACACAGAACCAAACCTCTACCCTGtagataattttgataatgaCTGGAGATACCTAGATGTCACTGCTTTTATTGTAAAAGAGGCTGGATCCAG GTTTTCTGTCTGTTTTGTTATTGTGGCTTGTTCAGATGCTACGGTTACCCTGAGGGCTCTTGTGTTGCCTTTCCGGCTTTG GTTTGATGTTGCCTTTTTGGCTCCATTGTCATCACCTGTGCTATCTTTGCGGCATGTTGTCACTCCTAGACTTCTATCAAAAG AAAACTCACAGATTGGAAGTTTTTACATGGCAATTACTGGATCCACTGATGGAAGTATAGCTATCTGGGATCTGACCGAGAGTGTCGAAAACTTTATGAGGCAAATAGCAGGTCTTCAGATGGAAAACTGCCTAGATTTCCAGAAGCGGCCTCGTACTGGTAGAGGGAGTCAAGGGGGTAGATGGTGGCGATCCATAGATACTAAGAAACCAAAGAAGAGACCAGTGAATtgcaaattgagagaaaaaggtagCAACCTTTCAGTCTCTGCTCGAAGAACAGAATCTAGCAAGGAAAAGGACGATCATTTGCATGAAACATCTGAAACATCAATGTTTAAACAAAGTGATGATCATGTACCTTTGAAGGTTGACGATCAGAGTTCTCTTGTGTCTGAAAGGAAAACAGATACTTTATCACCACAAATAAGTGTAGTAGAGGCCATGCAGGTCTTTGATAATATCCACCAGTCCGGGGTCAATTGCCTTTTCGTCtctgaaataaaaaaccaaCGACTTAATGATTCTCTGTCCACATTCTACATTGTAAGCGGCGGCGATGATCAGGCGATTAATTGTCTTAGATGTGATTTTGAATTAGACCCTATGATGAAGTCCCAAAATACGAATACGAATACTAATATCCATTTCAACTCTAAGCCAGTGGCTACGAACAATTGCAATCAGCATTTTCGGATCCAAAACCATCAGATGCAGGTTACATATCTGGATAAGAGCATCTCAGCTCATAGTTCTGCTGTCAAAG GTGTATGGACGGACGGGAGTTGGGTTTTTTCTGTTGGTCTTGATCAGCGAGTCAGGTGTTGGAATCTTAGTCATGATAAACTTACAGAGTGTGCCCATCTGATCATCAATGTGCCCGAGCCAGAATCATTAGATGTTAAAATCTGTGGCAG AAATCATTATCAGATTGCAGTTGCTGGAAGGGGGATGCAGATGATAGAATTCCGTCCAACAAATTAG
- the LOC125212817 gene encoding S-adenosylmethionine synthase 5 — protein sequence METFLFTSESVNEGHPDKLCDQISDAVLDACLAEDPESKVACETCTKTNMVMVFGEITTKANVDYEKIVRDTCRNIGFVSDDVGLDADNCKVLVNIEQQSPDIAQGVHGHLTKAPEEIGAGDQGHMFGYATDETPELMPLSHVLATKLGARLTEVRKNGTCPWLRPDGKTQVTVEYHNDNGAMVPQRVHTVLISTQHDETVTNDEIAADLKEHVIKPVIPENYLDEKTIFHLNPSGRFVIGGPHGDAGLTGRKIIIDTYGGWGAHGGGAFSGKDPTKVDRSGAYIVRQAAKSIVASKMARRCIVQVSYAIGVPEPLSVFVDTFGTGKIPDKEILQIVKENFDFRPGMISINLDLKRGGNGRFLKTAAYGHFGRDDPDFTWEVVKPLKWEAKAQA from the coding sequence ATGGAGACCTTTCTGTTTACATCTGAGTCTGTGAACGAGGGCCACCCCGACAAGCTGTGCGACCAGATCTCCGATGCAGTGCTGGACGCCTGCCTTGCCGAGGACCCCGAGAGCAAGGTTGCCTGTGAGACTTGCACCAAGACAAACATGGTGATGGTCTTTGGAGAGATCACCACCAAGGCTAATGTTGACTACGAGAAGATTGTCCGTGACACATGCCGCAATATTGGATTTGTCTCGGATGATGTAGGTCTTGATGCGGACAACTGCAAAGTGCTTGTCAACATTGAGCAGCAGAGCCCTGATATTGCGCAAGGTGTTCACGGCCATCTGACCAAGGCACCGGAGGAGATTGGTGCTGGTGACCAAGGTCATATGTTTGGGTACGCCACCGACGAGACGCCTGAATTGATGCCCCTGAGCCATGTTCTGGCCACCAAGCTTGGTGCTCGTCTTACTGAGGTGCGCAAGAACGGCACCTGCCCGTGGCTGAGGCCGGATGGGAAGACTCAGGTCACAGTTGAGTACCACAACGACAACGGTGCCATGGTTCCCCAACGCGTGCACACCGTTCTGATTTCCACCCAGCATGACGAAACTGTGACCAATGACGAGATTGCTGCAGATCTCAAGGAACATGTGATCAAGCCTGTCATCCCTGAGAATTACCTTGATGAGAAGACCATCTTCCACCTCAACCCATCTGGGCGGTTTGTCATTGGTGGCCCTCATGGAGATGCTGGTCTGACAGGTCGTAAGATCATCATCGACACGTACGGAGGGTGGGGTGCGCACGGAGGTGGTGCTTTCTCCGGGAAGGACCCAACCAAGGTGGACCGGAGCGGCGCCTACATTGTGAGGCAGGCTGCTAAGAGCATCGTGGCGAGTAAAATGGCGCGGAGGTGCATCGTGCAGGTGTCTTACGCCATTGGTGTTCCGGAGCCTTTATCTGTGTTTGTGGACACTTTTGGAACAGGAAAGATCCCAGACAAGGAGATCCTGCAGATTGTGAAGGAGAATTTCGACTTCAGGCCGGGTATGATCTCGATTAATCTGGACCTGAAGAGGGGTGGCAACGGCAGGTTCCTTAAGACGGCGGCGTACGGCCACTTTGGGCGGGATGATCCTGATTTCACTTGGGAGGTTGTGAAGCCCCTCAAATGGGAAGCAAAAGCTCAGGCTTGA
- the LOC125208919 gene encoding GDSL esterase/lipase LIP-4-like, translated as MKSKNGMFIACVTFSMLVFDAASQCSRKPVIFNFGDSNSDTGGLAAAMGYEFGYPDGRAFFHRPTGRLCDGRLIIDFLCENVKSNYLSPYLESLEADFSNGANFAIVGSATLPKYVAFNLNIQILQFRLFHNHSLRLQSQGYKNLVGEDGFKNALYMIDIGQNDLTAAFNNVPYDQVIQKIPTFISEIKEAMWIIHLLGGKNLRVHNTGPLGCLPENLASLKPNASQVDQYGCIASMNEAAKTFNSQLRDLCQQLRDQMENTTIVYVDVYTAKYNLISNSSTYGMKNPLMACCGNGGAPYNFDPEKRCRDIDAGFDLCKEGEGPYVSWDGVHYTEAANNIVASAILSTKYSTPNLPFNFFCNN; from the exons ATGAAATCTAAAAATGGCATGTTCATAGCTTGTGTCACATTTTCAATGCTGGTGTTTGATGCTGCTTCACAGTGCAGCAGGAAACCAGTGATATTCAACTTCGGCGATTCGAATTCAGACACCGGCGGCCTTGCTGCAGCCATGGGATACGAGTTTGGATATCCCGACGGCCGCGCCTTCTTTCATCGCCCCACTGGTCGCCTGTGTGACGGTCGCCTCATCATCGACTTCCTTT GCGAAAATGTGAAGTCAAATTATTTGAGTCCTTATCTGGAATCATTGGAAGCAGATTTCTCAAATGGAGCAAATTTCGCAATTGTTGGCTCAGCCACTCTCCCTAAATACGTTGCATTCAATTTGAACATTCAAATTCTTCAATTCAGACTCTTCCATAATCACTCTCTCCGCCTCCAATCCCAAG GTTACAAGAATCTTGTGGGAGAAGATGGATTCAAGAACGCCCTGTACATGATCGATATAGGCCAAAATGATCTCACCGCTGCATTCAACAACGTTCCGTACGACCAAGTTATTCAAAAGATCCCTACATTCATCTCAGAGATTAAGGAGGCAATGTGG ATCATACACCTACTCGGTGGGAAGAACTTGCGGGTGCACAACACGGGGCCGTTAGGCTGCCTGCCTGAAAATCTCGCGTCACTCAAACCAAATGCCTCCCAAGTAGACCAATATGGCTGCATCGCCTCCATGAATGAAGCCGCCAAAACATTCAACTCCCAACTGCGTGATCTTTGCCAACAACTACGCGATCAGATGGAAAACACGACCATCGTCTACGTGGATGTATACACTGCCAAATACAATCTCATTTCAAATTCTTCCACCTATG GTATGAAGAATCCATTGATGGCATGTTGCGGAAATGGTGGAGCGCCTTACAACTTCGATCCAGAGAAAAGGTGTCGGGATATCGATGCAGGGTTCGACCTGTGCAAGGAAGGGGAAGGGCCGTACGTGAGTTGGGATGGAGTGCACTACACAGAGGCTGCAAATAACATTGTTGCCTCGGCAATCTTGTCTACTAAATATTCCACTCCAAACCTTCCATTTAACTTCTTCTGCAATAACTAA
- the LOC125214907 gene encoding uncharacterized protein LOC125214907, which yields MSASIDINKKEGIFNKSVVEMAANEGLEEGEEFVYRISTAEEWEELQRSGATFGGNLDQSTGCFHLSKLDQVQSTLQNFFLNVKEDLYLLKINAKKLGNGLIYEAVDESNTFPHFYGPSRSFSPLPLDVVTQAEKLTLSDGKFKCSLLT from the exons ATGTCAGCGTCAAtcgatataaataaaaaagaaggcATTTTCAACAAATCGGTGGTCGAGATGGCTGCGAATGAGGGGTTGGAAGAAGGCGAAGAATTTGTGTACAGGATCAGCACCGCCGAGGAATGGGAGGAGCTGCAGCGGAGCGGCGCTACTTTCGGTGGAAATCTCGATCAATCAACTGGCTGTTTTCATCTCAGCAAGCTCGATCAG GTCCAATCGACTCTGcaaaacttttttttgaaTGTTAAGGAGGATCTATACCTACTCAAAATAAATGCTAAAAAG CTTGGAAATGGTTTGATCTACGAAGCTGTGGATGAGTCCAATACGTTTCCTCATTTCTATGGTCCATCCCGGAGTTTCAGTCCTCTTCCACTAGACGTCGTTACACAAGCAGAGAAGCTGACCCTGTCTGATGGCAAATTCAAATGCAGCCTTCTGACTTAG